In a genomic window of Primulina huaijiensis isolate GDHJ02 chromosome 10, ASM1229523v2, whole genome shotgun sequence:
- the LOC140986872 gene encoding uncharacterized protein isoform X2, with the protein MALQSNFLHFANANSISIPRRTQSRASLSVPWEEQIPPNAVLRRRNPSWRGGFSLGVDMGFSRTGLALSKGFSISPLTVLELRGQKLELRLLDIAENQEVDEFIVGIPKSSDGKETEQSNKVRSVAGRLAVRAAERGWRVYLQDEHGTSTEAVDHMIAQGLSKSARQGNIDAYAAVVLERYFSDSGYGIELVVPKQVELQNKLRKGPPKDTDFFPEE; encoded by the exons ATGGCACTACAAAGCAACTTTCTTCACTTTGCAAACGCCAATTCAATTTCCATTCCTCGAAGAACCCAATCACGGGCCTCGCTTTCAGTGCCATGGGAAGAGCAAATTCCTCCAAATGCTGTCCTCCGAAGGCGTAATCCTTCGTGGCGGGGAGGTTTCAGCCTCGGAGTAGACATGGGATTTTCCCGAACCGGACTGGCACTTAGCAAAGGCTTTTCGATTAGCCCGTTGACG GTTTTGGAATTGAGAGGGCAAAAGCTCGAGCTACGGCTTCTTGATATTGCTGAAAACCAG GAAGTTGATGAGTTTATAGTGGGGATTCCTAAGTCTAGTGATGGTAAGGAGACAGAGCAATCGAATAAGGTGCGTAGTGTTGCGGGTAGACTTGCAGTTCGAGCAGCAGAAAG GGGATGGAGAGTATACCTTCAGGATGAGCATGGAACATCAACAGAGGCTGTTGACCATATGATTGCCCA GGGTCTCAGTAAATCTGCTCGTCAGGGGAACATTGATGCCTATGCTGCTGTG GTGCTTGAGAGATACTTTTCAGATTCAGGATATGGAATTGAACTTGTTGTTCCGAAGCAGGTTGAACTCCAAAACAAGCTGCGCAAAGGTCCCCCAAAGGATACCGATTTTTTTCCAGAGGAATAA
- the LOC140986872 gene encoding uncharacterized protein isoform X1, with protein MALQSNFLHFANANSISIPRRTQSRASLSVPWEEQIPPNAVLRRRNPSWRGGFSLGVDMGFSRTGLALSKGFSISPLTVLELRGQKLELRLLDIAENQEVDEFIVGIPKSSDGKETEQSNKVRSVAGRLAVRAAERGWRVYLQDEHGTSTEAVDHMIAQGLSKSARQGNIDAYAAVKVLERYFSDSGYGIELVVPKQVELQNKLRKGPPKDTDFFPEE; from the exons ATGGCACTACAAAGCAACTTTCTTCACTTTGCAAACGCCAATTCAATTTCCATTCCTCGAAGAACCCAATCACGGGCCTCGCTTTCAGTGCCATGGGAAGAGCAAATTCCTCCAAATGCTGTCCTCCGAAGGCGTAATCCTTCGTGGCGGGGAGGTTTCAGCCTCGGAGTAGACATGGGATTTTCCCGAACCGGACTGGCACTTAGCAAAGGCTTTTCGATTAGCCCGTTGACG GTTTTGGAATTGAGAGGGCAAAAGCTCGAGCTACGGCTTCTTGATATTGCTGAAAACCAG GAAGTTGATGAGTTTATAGTGGGGATTCCTAAGTCTAGTGATGGTAAGGAGACAGAGCAATCGAATAAGGTGCGTAGTGTTGCGGGTAGACTTGCAGTTCGAGCAGCAGAAAG GGGATGGAGAGTATACCTTCAGGATGAGCATGGAACATCAACAGAGGCTGTTGACCATATGATTGCCCA GGGTCTCAGTAAATCTGCTCGTCAGGGGAACATTGATGCCTATGCTGCTGTG AAGGTGCTTGAGAGATACTTTTCAGATTCAGGATATGGAATTGAACTTGTTGTTCCGAAGCAGGTTGAACTCCAAAACAAGCTGCGCAAAGGTCCCCCAAAGGATACCGATTTTTTTCCAGAGGAATAA